The Physeter macrocephalus isolate SW-GA chromosome 17, ASM283717v5, whole genome shotgun sequence nucleotide sequence ATTAAGTGGTTTCTGAAAGGTCTTGCCTGCAAATCTGTAAATGCTCACACAGTGGTGGTATGGGCCTATTTTCTCAGCCAAGATCCGCTCTTTCCCCAACCCGCTCCCCCCACCCAtcagtgtcttttctttttcttatttttttctttaaagagttcTAGTTTGTGATTTAGTCAAACTCTAGGAATGATACTCCTAACAGCTAGAAATGTAAAGCCTTGTGATTATTGTCTATTCAGTAAggggaaaaatatttcctttttgaaaaatattttctgatcagTCTATTTTACATGAATTCTGATAATacagtttcatttgtttttccacataaatttcccgaaaatgttttttaaaattagtatacaCGCTACAAAAATGGTTGACTCTACACACATCGTTTTTACATTGACAATAATATTTGATCAGCTTTCTTGTAGTTATGAACCAGTCTCTTAATTCAACTTAATTTACTGAGatccaacaagtatttattaagcaccttccCCAAGGCagcaattttttttgaaaaaaatttaatttttaaacttaaccCCCCTCCCTGGTTCCTTGAGCTGAAATCCTGGAACACATGGGTCTCTTTCAAGCCTCCCTGCTTTTGTCCCTGTGTTTCCCATTGCCTGAAATGCCGACACAAAGAAGTCAGGTAAGTTAGTCCTCTCTGACTGCCCCCTGCCTAAGGTAGCTGGGAGATGTCTTCGGAACACACTCAGCAAACGAGACCTGGATCACCCCTATTCTGTCAAATAGTGGTTTGTAACCGGGTCGACCTCCAACACCAGACCAGGAGCCCTCAAGGTAAGTCTCAGGTCTTACACCTTCCTCCAGACTCAGAACAATCAAGCCTCAAGATTTGACTGGATAAAGAGTTACtagattcttcttttctttctttctttttggagattgtccttttttttttttttttttttttttaccactgcaccaccagggaagcccccttttttttactttttaaggaatGTTTGTTGTGACaattgtatataattttcaaGGTTAATGACATATTGATTCACAATAATGAAAGTCTCCTTTATCTACGTATTAGTGTCCTGAAGGTAGCTTAATTTACATAATCATAAATACATTTCAACTGTCTTCATGAGCTTGTTCACCATTTGATGAAAATGTAAACGGTAATTTTATTTGGGCTCAATTGTGTACATACTGCATTTATGCAGCATTAGAAAATAGCATTtaggggacttcctggtggtccaatgggtaagactcctcactcccacttcagggagcccgggttcgatccctggtgaggagatagatcccacatgctgcaactatcCCTGCGTGCTGCCTCAAAGACCCtgcacagccaaaataagtaaataaataaatatttttttaaaagttaaaagaagaaagaaaatagcattttaatcTAACCATCAAGTTAGGCTCAttacaaaaaataagaatattggttaaaacttttttttttaattttaatttttttggctgcgccgcgtggcatgcgggatcttagctctccgaccagggatgggacctacgccccctgcagtggacacgctggagtcttaaccactggacggccagggaagtccctactagACTTTTCAACCtaccattttatttaatcatccaGCAACCTTGTAAAAGAGGGATTATTCtccacattttacagaggggaaaaaactgCGGTGCAGGCTGTACTTGGGGGTtgtgcggtggggggggggggggggggggcgggcgtaGGTTGAAGCTCCAGACACCTTGGAGTCGGCCTCCAGGCCTGGCTTTCGCTCACTGCCCTTGTTACTTTTGCTGGAGTTCCACTGGCCAGAACCGAGTCACGTGaccacacctagctgcaagggcAGGTGGGAAATGTAGTCCACTTGTGTCACCCTGGACAAGGGACCGTTTTTTGTGAATTCTCAGCCAGTGTTGAATACATTTAGCCCACAGATCCTCATGATTGGATCTGTGTTCTCTCTATGATCTGATCTTGTATCTTCATCCCATCCCACACAGCTCCAGCCATTCTGGCCTTCTTTGCCTGTTTTAGAACAAGCCAAAAGTATTCCTACCTTGTCTTATTGATAAGTTTATTAAGAGTCGGtcaggggatttccctggtggtctagcggtTAAGATTCAGCGCTTTCACAGCTGTgacccagggttcaatccctggttggggaactgagatcccgcaagccgtgctgtcaaaatgaaaaaaaaaacaaaccccaaaacaatcaaacaaacaaaaaaagacttggTCATAATTTTGGAAAAATCGCATCACCCACTACAACACTGTCAGAGACATTTGAGTTGATGATATAGCACTCCTGCGTCAGACTGCCCTGTAGCTTTCAAGTTCACAGTAATTCTATATTTTGAAGTAAGATTTGGCTGCCATATTTTTTCTGTCATCTACCTTTGTTGATGTAAATATCATTTTGTTACAGATTAGATGTTACCCCCGAACCCACAGaccacagtgaggccaaacaaaccaaaacatgggagtttggagcagagaaaggtttattgcagggcaatGCAAGAACAGGTGGCTCATCTTCCAACCCTGaactccccaaagggtttcagcaaagtattttaaattttaaaaaatcttatattggagtatagttgattaacaacgttgtgttattttcaggtatacagcaaagtggttcagttatacatgtacatgtatctattctttttcaaattcatttcacatttaggtgattacagaatattgagcagagttccctgtgttatacagtaggtgcttgttggttatctattttaaatagtagtgtgtacatgtcaatcccaaactcctaatctatccctcccccctcattttttaaaaaaataaatttatttatttatttacttttggctgcgttgggtcttcattgctgcatgcaggctttctctagttgcggcgagtggaggctactcttcgttgcggtgggcgggcttctcattgcggtggcttctcttgttggggagcacgggctctaggctctaggcgcatgggcttcagtagttgtggcacgtgggcttcagtagttgtggctcgcaggctctagagcacaggctcagtagttgtggtgcacaagcttagttgctccgcaacatgtgggatcttcccggaccagggcttgaactcgtgtcccctgcattggcaggtggattcttaaccattgcaccaccagggaagtcctacgcCCCGcctcatttttaaaggcaagttgAGGGAGGGGCAccccagggtatgtgatcagctcgtgcataGTTCTCTGCTTGGTTGATgttgaggtaacagggcagttaACACTATCAGTCCTTAGGTGCCAGTAGATCTGGGGGctatgatcatcaagtagttaatttcttacATTTGGTGATGGTTCTTAGCATCTGAAAAACGCAGGAAATATGcatgagatactattatctgtgtatagtatcacGAGATACTATTATACTTCTGAAACTGTGTAACTCaaattgggacttgaacccacaggccaggactcaaacccagccaaaacctagattgggacttgaacccaaggTCTTTTAAcggagatcacacacctggtctcaggacttaatgaagctcaggttcttgatgtctcatcacagaaagaattcagtgagagacaaagtgatagtaagaagtggatttatttagagagaaacacactccgtacacagagtgtgggccatctcagaaggcgagagtggCACGAGgatatggggttgtcagtttttataggggtgggtaatttcataggctaatgagtgggagaagtattccagctatttttggaaaggggtggggatttccagtgATTAAGCCATTGCCCACTTTCTGACCTTTATGGTTGgacttggaactgtcatggcgcctgtgggtgtgtcatttagcttgctgatgtgttacaatgagcgtatactgaggctcacggtctagtggaagtcgacttgtccgccatcttggacctatttggttctaatcaggtttatgtcgtgtcctcgggctatgtcattcttttaaagcttatgccctgcccccttccctcctgtttcacttcAGAGAGAATCTACAGCAGAGGATATAGTGGAGGGCTCTGTCATGGGAAGGCCCgttagggtcctgcttggttacaaacTGAGACTGAGAGTGACGTGACTTGCCCCAAAACTGTTGTCCATCTTCAGTCTATTTCAGCCGTTTGCACTTTTCTAacagtgaaaagttaaaaataattttcaccagaATAAACGTAGCTCACACATACTGGGCTCCTTATTTGAGCCTGGCCAGGTTCACGgtttttacctcatttaatcataATGACAATGCAACAACAAACTCTTGTTggtcccaatttacagatgaggaaactgaggtgcagggaTAGTAAATAGCTTGGCTCAACATTACACATTGAGGAAGTGGCAGAGACACCCATTCAGTCATCCCCCATGCCCATGTTAGCCACTCGTTTTACTGGGAAACATCCTCGGATGGAAATTTACACAGCTTGAAGGCCACGCTGGAATGGACAAAACAATCTACAAAAGAGTATGGAGCATAtatccccatttaaaaaaaatccatatacgCTCAACATAGATCTGATTATCACGGTGGAAAGACTCTGGAACAATCTCCATCTCTACCTGTTCAAGTattctgagttttttgtttgtttttgccctgCTGtggggcttgcgggatcttagttcccctaccagggattgaacgcgggccacggcagtgaaagcgcccagtccaaaccactggacctccagggaattccccagttttctttaaaagctattatttttatctttttcgtAGAggaagtttactttttaaaagaattctttctatcaccaaattatttttaaaatatatttttccaggtCTAGGTTTGgaatttaacttatttaaaacCAATAAGCAGCGCACCTCCAAAATCAGAAAACTTATAACAACCCAGAAAGGACAAACATGCTTTTAATCAGCCGTGTGCGAAAAGGATCTGTAGCCGTGGAGATGATGCAGAGTAAATGTTTGGCCCGCAAGCCCAGAGACGCACAGGGCAGAGTTTAAAGCCACGCAGGGCGGGGCGGGAAGGTTTGGGTCTTGCCATGCCGCCCTCTTGCCCAGCGCTCGATTGAACGGGCCCGGAACTCTTCTGCCAGACCTCAGTGGAACCATCCGGAAAGGTAAGCTTCCGGTGGGTACACGACTTCCGTGCGGGGCAGCTGATTAGGCTAGCCCTAGAGCGACCGGAATTCCGTCACCCTGACTCCCCGCCCACTCCCGGAAGTGACGCACGGTGGGGTTGCCGGAAGAAGTGGCGAAGTTAGTTTTGAGGGTATCCGAGTCGCGGCAGCGTGCCAGTGGatacagaggaggaggaagagaagcagaCCAAGGGTACGCTAGCAGGTGCACTCGAGTGTGGGGAGACGCGGGAGGACCcctgggcctggggcttcccGATGTTCCCCGCGCTGCTTGGCTCagcccccttctctccttccaccGTCTCCCCTCCGTAGCTCGCGCAGCCCCCGGCTGTTTCCAGGGCAACGGGAGTAGGGGACCCCACGAGAGGCCGCCCACGAGACCCTCGCGCGCAGCCATGAGCTCCGCCCCCCACTGGTGTTCGGAGAGGGGCGGAACCTGGAGAGAGGTGTGGGGGCGGAGTAtgatgggaggaggtggggcgGGACCTGGAAGGGATGGGGAAGGACCTAGAAGGAAACGATATGTGGGCGGAGCATAATAGGAGGAGATGGGGTCAGAATGAGAGGTAGGGGTGCTTCCTCGGCAGAGGTGGGGTGAGGAAGTGAGGGCGGAGCACTTGAAGCAGAAGGGACAGTATCTGGAAAAAGCCGGTGGGCGGGATCTGGAGTGGAGGGAGCCTAAAGGAGGGGCAGAGTCTAGAGGAGGGAGGGGCTTGAGACCCACCTGAAGGCTGTCCTGGAGCAGAAGGGGGCAGGCCCTATTGGAACTGGATGGGAGGGTAAGTAGACTggcagggactgggggtggggtgtgtatGCAGTAGGGGAAGAGTCTGAGAGACGGAGGAAAGAGAGGTAGCCCCATGAAAACCTATGGCTGGCCTAACCTGACCCTCCCTGGCCCCTCAAGGCTCTCAGTTCCCCTGTATTCTGCAGGCTGCTCCGTGACCCCACCATGTCCACCCCCGCCACGAGTTCCCTGGACACCCCCTTGCCTGGTGAGTGACCCCTTTCCCAACCCAGCCATCCCCCCGCCAGCAGATTATTGTCAGGAGAAACTCACTGtgcctccctctcccaggaaATGGCCCTAGCACCCCCTCTTCTTCACCTGATGGAAAGGAGGATGGCCCTGAGCCGTGCCCAGGGGCGGATCCTGATGTCCCAGGCACTGATGGGGCCAACTCAGCTTCCGTCGTGGGTGAGACGGGGTCCAGGGACATGGGCTGGGAGTTGGTATGGAGGCTTAGGGAGGGATCTAGACAGGGAGAAAGATCAGAAATGGGGATGGGCAACCCCAgtttcttgttgatttttttcttctgttagtcCTTGACATCTCTTATTTTGACCCATTCTTTGGGATTCACTGACATACACATCTTTCCCTGTGAATTGCCATCTCCCTGGATCACTCTCCACACTGACTCTTTGCCTCCGATCTCTCACGGACCTGTCCCTCTGGCTGCCGTTTATCCCGGTGGCTGTGTCTCTCGTGGCTCCTGTCCACCAACGCCAGTCATCCTAGACACAGCAGAGGAGCCGGAGCGCAAGCGAAAGAAGGGCCCGGCTCCAAAGATGCTGGGCGACGAGCTGTGCCAGGTGTGCGGGGACACGGCCTCTGGCTTCCACTACAACGTGCTCAGCTGCGAAGGCTGCAAGGGCTTCTTCAGGCGAAGTGTGATCCGAGGCGGGGCCGGGCGCTACGCCTGCCGGGGCGGTGGAACCTGCCAGATGGATGCCTTCATGCGGCGCAAGTGCCAGCAATGCCGGCTGCGAAAATGCAAGGAGGCTGGGATGCGGGAGCAGTGTGAGTGCCAGGGAGGGGGCAGTGCCAGCCTGgcccctgcccaggcctggggcctCGACTGAGGCCTGTGTCTCCCCAACAGGCGTCCTCTCCAAAGAACAGATCCGGAAGAAGAAGATTCGGAAGCAGCAGCAGTCGTCACCCACAGGGCTGGGGGTCAGCAACAGCTCAGCCTCTGGGCCTGGGGCCCCCCCTGGAGGGTCTGACGGGGGTGGCCAGGGCTCCGGGGAAGGCGAGGGTGTCCAGTTAACAGCCGCTCAGGAACTAATGATCCAGCAATTGGTGGCGGCCCAGCTGCAGTGCAATAAACGCTCCTTCTCTGACCAGCCTAAAGTCACGGTACGGCCCCTGCCACAGCCTTGAGGGGCGATGGGCCCAGGATGGTCAAGCTGAGAGGGCCACAGTCTAGGGCACGGGGAGAGAGTGAGGCTCCAGAGGGCAGGGGCTTTGAAACGGGGGCCTCCTAGGGTGTAGGCTTTGCCTCAAGGGGCCCCCATAGCCTTGGGCTTATGGGAGAAGTCCTGAGAGTAACCCGGTCCCCTgtgtccccagccctggcccttgGGTGCAGACCCGCAGTCCCGTGATGCTCGCCAGCAGCGTTTTGCCCACTTCACAGAGCTGGCCATCATCTCAGTCCAGGAGATCGTGGACTTCGCCAAGCAGGTGCCTGGCTTCCTGCAGCTGGGTCGTGAGGACCAGATCGCCCTCCTGAAGGCATCTACCATTGAGGTAATGGCCGGCCCGCCCCGCCTCAGGGAGGCCCTTCcatcctgccctcaaggaacccCAGAGATAAGCCCCAGGACAGATGCTGGGAGCATAGTGACAAGGCAGACTCTGGTCCTTGCCTTGGTGGGGATGGTATTCTACAGGAGAGGATCAAAATACTGAACAAGTCATCAGAGCCTCCCACGAggcaaggagagaaaggaaacaggcCTGAGGCTGAGAGTAATTGAGGATTGGGCTGGAGGGACACACTGTAGGGAATGTGCTGAGAAGGCTTATTTAGGGAGTTGACATTTGAACCACGCAATGGTAATGAATAAGCATCGAGTGCCTAGTGTATGCCGCGCCCTACTCCAAGAGCTGGGTGCGTGgtagtaaacaaaacaaagagctcTGCCCCGTGCCTCCGAGCCACCCGGGGAGAGTGTCCTgagtggaggaggctgggggtgccgacctggaggagggagagagctcGGAGTGTCCAACACGCTGACCGCAGTCCGTGTGGCCGTGAGAacggcggggcgggggtggggggaggtgagggatGATCCCAGCAAGATCAGGCCCCCCATTCCGGCCAGGAGAGGAAGGACAGTGGCTAAAGGGTCACAGGGCTCCTCAAACCCCTGCCCATCCCGCTCCCCACCGCTCTCAGATCATGCTGCTGGAGACAGCCAGACGCTACAACCACGAGACCGAGTGCATCACCTTCCTGAAAGACTTCACCTACAGCAAGGATGACTTCCACCGCGCAGGTAAGGCCAAGTGCAGGCTGGGCGGCGGGGGCACAAGTGGCGCCCCTGCTGGGTCCCTGCTGGCTGGGAGGCGCGGGGCCCTCTCGTCCctgtctgagcctctgttttctttaCCTCCCAAGTGGGGTGAGGGTTGAGCCCACCTTGCAGTGAGACAAGAGCACGTTTGTTGAGCACCAACTCTGCACAGTGGGACATAGCGCAGGATGAAACAGAGGGGTCTCTGCTGTCACGTAGGGCATCTGGGTAAGAATTAAGAAAAGACACTCTCTCCTCCTCAAGCCTGGTCTCACGTGAGGGAGGCTGGATCTCAGTCCATCAGGAAATGCGCAACCTCCCCAACCGTACAGGGCagccctggtccctgccctccaagAGCGCTTCCTTGGGGATGTAACCTAGGCGATGGCCTTCCGGAGGAAACATAGTTGAACTGAGGCTAGAGGAGTGAGAAAGATCACCTAGGAGAAGGGGGGTGAGGAGTAGCATTAGCCACCAGGGAATGCACGTGCAAAGGCCCCGCTCCCTCGGCCTTTGGGCTTTCTCAGTAAGTCTTGTTCTCTCCCATTATCTCTCCCTGGGGCACCTCTCTGTACTCCTGGACATCCGCTCCTAACCTCATCTTCCCTTTAACACCTGGCCCTTCCAACACCCAGGAGAGTCCCAGTAACCCTTTGAGTATAAGCTTGGCAGGGGAGCAGTGGGTTGTGGGGGAGTGTTTCTGGCAGGGAGgtcagcatgtgcaaaggtcttGAGGTGGGAAAGAGCCGGGCGGTTTTGAGGAACCACAAGGAGGCTTGGAGCACAgggagatggggctggagaggaggtTGGTTCACATCACATCCCCCACATCCTCTGCCATTACCGCAGTCTGGGCCTCAGTTGGTTCTCCCCGGACCATTGCAGGGGCCCCTCACTGGGCTTCTACCCCGACCCCAACCCAGTGTGTTTGTTCACACAGTCGTCAGAAGAATCCAATTAACAACCAAGTTAGCTCATGTCCCTCCTGTGCTCAGAATTGTCCGTGGCTCCCATCTCACTGGGGGAGAAGCCAAAGTCCTCACGTGGCCCACAGGCCCTGCAGGGCGTGGCCCCGTCCCTCCCggccctcctctcccaccctctcctctcaCCCACTCTCCTCCAGCCACACCGGCCTCCCTCTGACTGGAACCCACCAAATGTGCTCCCGCCTCAGGGCTTTTGTACTTGCTGGTCCCTCTGTCCAGAACTAGGGTGGCCAACTCATCCCAGTTTGCTTGGGACCTTCCCAGCTTTAATACTAAAAGTCTCAGGGCCCAGGAAGTCTAGCTCCAGGCAAAACAGACAGGCGGTGCCCTACCTGGAACACTCACACATCCTGGTAActtgctccctcccctccttgggGTCAGACACCCTGCACGGAGGGAGGCC carries:
- the NR1H2 gene encoding oxysterols receptor LXR-beta isoform X1, whose translation is MSTPATSSLDTPLPGNGPSTPSSSPDGKEDGPEPCPGADPDVPGTDGANSASVVVILDTAEEPERKRKKGPAPKMLGDELCQVCGDTASGFHYNVLSCEGCKGFFRRSVIRGGAGRYACRGGGTCQMDAFMRRKCQQCRLRKCKEAGMREQCVLSKEQIRKKKIRKQQQSSPTGLGVSNSSASGPGAPPGGSDGGGQGSGEGEGVQLTAAQELMIQQLVAAQLQCNKRSFSDQPKVTPWPLGADPQSRDARQQRFAHFTELAIISVQEIVDFAKQVPGFLQLGREDQIALLKASTIEIMLLETARRYNHETECITFLKDFTYSKDDFHRAGLQVEFINPIFEFSRAMRRLGLDDAEYALLIAINIFSADRPNVQEPSRVEALQQPYVDALLSYTRIKRPQDQLRFPRMLMKLVSLRTLSSVHSEQVFALRLQDKKLPPLLSEIWDVHE
- the NR1H2 gene encoding oxysterols receptor LXR-beta isoform X2: MSTPATSSLDTPLPGNGPSTPSSSPDGKEDGPEPCPGADPDVPGTDGANSASVVVILDTAEEPERKRKKGPAPKMLGDELCQVCGDTASGFHYNVLSCEGCKGFFRRSVIRGGAGRYACRGGGTCQMDAFMRRKCQQCRLRKCKEAGMREQCVLSKEQIRKKKIRKQQQSSPTGLGPWPLGADPQSRDARQQRFAHFTELAIISVQEIVDFAKQVPGFLQLGREDQIALLKASTIEIMLLETARRYNHETECITFLKDFTYSKDDFHRAGLQVEFINPIFEFSRAMRRLGLDDAEYALLIAINIFSADRPNVQEPSRVEALQQPYVDALLSYTRIKRPQDQLRFPRMLMKLVSLRTLSSVHSEQVFALRLQDKKLPPLLSEIWDVHE